The proteins below come from a single Arthrobacter crystallopoietes genomic window:
- a CDS encoding molybdopterin-dependent oxidoreductase, whose amino-acid sequence MKKLKRIPLSVLAAALAGLVSAGVLLGVAQLAGVWFGPAASPLVALGAAFIDFTPAWLKNFAVETFGTADKAVLFIAMGVVTAVLACLVGLLARRRWTWGAAAVILLGAVVGAAVITRAGAGVQDLIPTAAGTLAGLVSLRLLERRIPEARETGAAVGPASDVPADPDVPNSLPAQAAPAASRPPTRRSFFAAAGLLAVTAAVLGAGGSALAGLRNSVEDFRKALRLPSPFRKAEPLPAGVHAPVEGVVPFVTPNADFYRIDTALAVPRIDPQTWQLRVHGMVEEEFTMSFQELLDSELLDSYVTLTCVSNPVGGDLAGNAKWLGYPLAKVLERARPLPGADMVLSTSVDGFSASTPLEVLRDGRDALLAVSMNGEPLPLDHGFPVRMVVPGLYGFVSATKWVVDLEVTRFEDKTAYWTDRGWSERAPIKAASRIEAPRPFARVPAGKVAVGGTAWAQQRGIERVEVQVDEGPWQEAELATEATVDTWRQWSFSWQAEPGQHYLRVRSYDAVDGLQTDERADPIPNGASGWHSINVTVEP is encoded by the coding sequence GTGAAGAAGCTCAAGAGAATCCCCTTGTCCGTCCTGGCCGCAGCGCTCGCCGGACTGGTTTCGGCCGGAGTGCTGCTGGGCGTCGCCCAACTGGCCGGCGTCTGGTTCGGTCCGGCCGCGTCGCCGCTGGTCGCTCTCGGCGCGGCCTTCATCGATTTCACCCCGGCCTGGCTGAAGAATTTCGCCGTCGAAACCTTCGGCACGGCGGACAAGGCCGTCCTGTTCATCGCGATGGGCGTGGTCACGGCGGTACTGGCCTGCCTGGTCGGATTGCTCGCCAGGCGCCGCTGGACGTGGGGCGCCGCGGCAGTGATACTGCTGGGCGCAGTGGTCGGTGCCGCCGTAATCACCCGGGCTGGGGCCGGTGTCCAGGATCTAATCCCGACGGCGGCAGGCACCCTTGCTGGACTCGTTTCGCTGCGGCTGCTGGAGCGCCGCATTCCGGAGGCAAGAGAAACCGGGGCGGCTGTTGGTCCCGCTTCGGATGTTCCGGCAGATCCGGACGTTCCGAACAGCCTGCCGGCGCAGGCTGCCCCCGCTGCCTCCCGCCCGCCCACAAGACGTTCCTTCTTTGCCGCAGCCGGTCTGCTCGCCGTGACCGCCGCCGTCCTGGGGGCGGGCGGCAGCGCGCTCGCCGGTCTGCGCAATAGCGTGGAGGATTTCCGTAAGGCGCTCCGGCTGCCCTCACCGTTCCGCAAGGCTGAACCACTGCCGGCCGGTGTCCATGCACCCGTAGAGGGGGTGGTCCCTTTCGTCACACCCAACGCGGACTTCTACCGGATCGATACGGCGCTGGCCGTGCCCCGGATTGATCCACAGACCTGGCAGCTGCGCGTGCACGGCATGGTGGAGGAAGAGTTCACGATGTCCTTCCAGGAGCTGCTGGATTCCGAACTGCTGGATTCCTACGTGACGTTGACCTGCGTCTCCAACCCTGTCGGCGGGGACCTGGCCGGCAACGCCAAGTGGCTCGGCTATCCGCTGGCAAAGGTGCTGGAACGCGCCCGCCCGCTACCCGGCGCGGACATGGTGCTGTCCACAAGTGTCGACGGCTTCAGTGCATCGACGCCGCTGGAGGTGCTGCGCGATGGCCGGGATGCGTTGCTCGCGGTCAGCATGAACGGCGAACCGCTGCCGCTGGACCACGGTTTCCCCGTACGGATGGTGGTGCCCGGGCTCTACGGCTTCGTTTCGGCCACCAAGTGGGTGGTGGATCTGGAGGTCACAAGGTTCGAGGATAAGACGGCCTATTGGACGGACCGTGGCTGGTCCGAGCGTGCTCCCATCAAGGCAGCATCACGGATCGAAGCCCCGCGGCCGTTCGCGCGTGTGCCGGCAGGAAAGGTCGCGGTCGGCGGCACCGCGTGGGCCCAGCAGCGCGGTATCGAACGGGTGGAAGTCCAGGTGGACGAGGGGCCCTGGCAGGAAGCCGAGCTGGCAACCGAAGCCACGGTGGATACCTGGCGCCAATGGTCGTTCAGCTGGCAAGCCGAGCCCGGGCAGCACTACCTGCGCGTCCGGTCTTATGACGCGGTGGACGGACTGCAGACCGATGAGCGGGCGGACCCGATTCCCAACGGCGCCTCGGGCTGGCATTCCATCAACGTCACCGTGGAACCCTGA
- a CDS encoding serine/threonine-protein kinase → MTAKDGVFATRTSPDTTGNLMTDHPVPGTSDRLLGGRYRVGPVIGLGGMGTVYRACDEVLGREVALKVYRPDPVDPERLRWHHEEIATLARLNHPGLVTLYDAGSSPFDGGTVSWLVMELIPGVDLGRYLDAGPLDQLETVRLGAELASALHYIHRRNIVHRDVKPGNIVMARYFDDEAPHPKLADFGIARMINGMPLAPSGTTLGTAGYLSPEQVTGAAVGAPSDVYSLGLVLLQCLTGELEYPGPPLASARARLAHPPRIPGNLGPDLAGLLEAMTAKDPRHRPVAVEAAQALRMISGSEAPAAARAGSGTVAVPSAGTRIGPEPPTAHIALPVLKTSQMTNATQGLPWRGLPERPAGQPAPVDGLDRPAQSRSAVARTRGKRKPPMLQLGLATAALLLMVAALIFGAVIATSGRSAPVQAPAPSVPAELDAHLQQLQESLTP, encoded by the coding sequence ATGACAGCTAAAGACGGCGTCTTTGCGACCAGAACCTCGCCGGACACGACGGGGAATCTGATGACGGACCACCCGGTTCCGGGTACCTCGGATCGTCTTCTGGGCGGCCGTTACCGAGTGGGTCCGGTCATCGGGCTGGGTGGCATGGGAACGGTTTACCGGGCCTGCGACGAAGTCCTTGGCCGCGAGGTGGCACTCAAGGTTTACCGCCCGGATCCCGTTGACCCGGAACGGCTCCGTTGGCACCACGAGGAAATCGCGACGCTGGCCCGGCTGAACCACCCGGGTCTGGTCACCCTCTACGATGCCGGCAGCTCCCCTTTCGACGGCGGGACCGTGTCCTGGCTCGTTATGGAACTCATCCCGGGGGTCGACCTCGGACGCTACCTCGATGCCGGACCGCTGGATCAGCTGGAAACGGTCCGGCTCGGCGCCGAACTGGCTTCCGCCCTTCACTACATCCACCGGCGCAACATCGTCCATCGCGATGTTAAGCCGGGCAATATCGTCATGGCCCGCTACTTTGACGACGAAGCTCCGCACCCCAAGCTCGCTGATTTCGGCATCGCCAGAATGATTAACGGAATGCCGCTGGCCCCCTCCGGGACCACATTGGGCACCGCCGGCTATCTCAGTCCCGAACAGGTGACCGGCGCAGCGGTTGGAGCTCCTTCGGACGTCTATTCTCTTGGCCTGGTGCTGCTGCAGTGTCTCACGGGCGAATTGGAATATCCCGGCCCACCCTTGGCATCGGCCAGAGCCAGGCTGGCGCACCCACCTAGAATACCGGGGAACCTCGGCCCGGACCTGGCCGGACTTCTTGAAGCCATGACGGCCAAGGACCCCCGGCATCGGCCTGTCGCCGTCGAAGCCGCCCAGGCCCTCCGAATGATTTCCGGCAGCGAGGCACCCGCCGCTGCAAGAGCCGGTTCCGGTACCGTTGCCGTGCCTTCGGCCGGTACCCGCATCGGCCCAGAACCGCCGACAGCACACATCGCACTGCCCGTCCTGAAGACGAGCCAAATGACCAACGCCACCCAAGGCTTGCCCTGGCGGGGCCTGCCGGAAAGGCCGGCGGGGCAACCGGCCCCGGTCGATGGGCTTGATCGACCAGCGCAGTCCAGGTCCGCGGTCGCCCGGACCCGGGGCAAACGAAAGCCGCCCATGTTGCAACTAGGCCTGGCGACGGCGGCCCTGCTCCTCATGGTTGCGGCGCTAATCTTCGGTGCCGTGATCGCCACCTCCGGGAGGTCCGCTCCCGTGCAAGCGCCCGCTCCTTCAGTGCCTGCGGAACTGGACGCGCACCTGCAGCAGCTCCAAGAAAGCCTCACACCATGA
- a CDS encoding fasciclin domain-containing protein, which produces MLKNSSRNFAALGMIAVATLGLSACGGGSEETDNAGAAPESTTGSESTTTESMAPESGEAMDPAANLVGPACADYAAAVPDGAGSVAGMAKDPVAVAASNNPMLTQLTAAVSGKLNPKVDLVDTLNSGEFTVFAPVDEAFGAIPAETLESLKTDDATLSTILTYHVVEGQLSPDEIVGEHTTVQGESVEVSGSGDELMVNDASVVCGGVQTANATVYMIDSVLMPPAK; this is translated from the coding sequence ATGTTGAAGAACAGCAGCAGGAACTTTGCAGCACTCGGAATGATCGCAGTGGCGACCCTCGGCCTGTCCGCCTGTGGCGGTGGGTCCGAGGAAACGGACAACGCCGGCGCGGCCCCCGAATCCACCACCGGATCCGAGTCGACCACAACGGAGTCCATGGCCCCGGAGTCCGGCGAAGCCATGGATCCGGCCGCCAACCTTGTTGGCCCGGCCTGCGCCGATTACGCGGCTGCGGTGCCGGACGGCGCGGGGTCCGTGGCGGGCATGGCGAAGGACCCGGTCGCCGTCGCCGCCTCCAACAACCCGATGCTGACCCAGCTGACGGCAGCCGTTTCCGGCAAACTGAACCCCAAGGTGGATCTGGTGGACACGCTTAACAGCGGCGAGTTCACTGTCTTCGCGCCGGTGGATGAGGCCTTCGGCGCCATCCCCGCCGAGACGCTGGAAAGCCTCAAGACCGATGACGCCACACTGAGCACCATCCTGACCTACCACGTGGTGGAAGGACAGCTGAGCCCGGACGAGATCGTCGGTGAACACACCACCGTGCAGGGCGAGTCCGTCGAGGTCAGCGGCAGCGGCGATGAACTGATGGTCAACGACGCCAGCGTTGTCTGCGGCGGCGTCCAGACCGCCAACGCCACGGTCTACATGATTGATTCGGTCCTGATGCCGCCGGCCAAGTAG
- a CDS encoding DUF4383 domain-containing protein, with translation MTTSDQTSIREGKRTSVQTVTLAVGAVFLLVGILGFVPGITSGVDQLTFAGHQSGAMLLGLFQVSILHNIVHLLFGAVGLALSRSWSGSRSYLIWGGAIYLVLWIYGLVIGHESPANFVPLNTADNWLHFVLGVAMLGLGVLLGRGHTATKA, from the coding sequence ATGACTACGTCAGATCAAACCAGTATCCGTGAGGGCAAGCGGACCAGTGTTCAGACAGTTACATTGGCCGTCGGCGCGGTATTCCTGCTGGTCGGGATCCTGGGCTTCGTTCCGGGCATTACCAGCGGGGTCGATCAGCTCACTTTCGCCGGACACCAGTCCGGTGCCATGCTGCTGGGACTGTTCCAGGTTTCAATCCTGCATAATATCGTGCACCTGCTCTTCGGCGCCGTCGGTCTGGCGCTGTCGCGGAGTTGGTCCGGTTCCCGGAGCTACCTCATCTGGGGCGGCGCCATCTACCTGGTGCTGTGGATCTACGGGCTGGTCATCGGGCACGAGTCCCCGGCCAACTTCGTTCCGCTGAACACGGCCGATAACTGGCTGCACTTCGTCCTCGGTGTCGCCATGCTCGGCCTCGGTGTCCTCCTGGGACGTGGCCACACAGCAACCAAGGCCTGA
- the sigK gene encoding ECF RNA polymerase sigma factor SigK: protein MRMPWLRPVGPDAPPTQEELIRRVALGDESAFESLYDSVSPTIFGLVRRVVRDPAQSEEVTQEIFVEIWQNAARFDADRGKALSWILVIAHRRAVDRVRASQASMDRDLRQGTKEYQASYDDVADTVELRLESERVNKALASLTDSQREAITLAYYGGHTHREVATMLHIPVGTVKTRIRDGMIRLRDKLGVA, encoded by the coding sequence ATGCGAATGCCATGGCTGCGGCCCGTGGGGCCGGACGCCCCGCCGACACAGGAGGAGCTCATCCGGCGCGTGGCGCTGGGGGACGAATCCGCGTTCGAATCGCTCTATGACTCGGTGTCGCCCACCATCTTCGGGCTGGTGCGCAGGGTTGTCAGGGACCCGGCCCAAAGCGAGGAAGTCACGCAGGAAATCTTTGTCGAAATCTGGCAGAACGCGGCCCGGTTCGACGCGGACCGCGGCAAGGCCCTCTCCTGGATCCTGGTGATCGCCCACCGGCGGGCCGTGGACCGGGTACGGGCCAGCCAGGCCAGCATGGACCGGGACCTGCGCCAGGGGACCAAGGAATACCAGGCCAGCTACGACGACGTCGCGGATACAGTTGAACTGCGGCTGGAATCGGAACGCGTGAACAAGGCGCTGGCCAGCCTGACGGACAGCCAGCGCGAGGCGATCACGCTGGCCTACTACGGCGGCCACACCCACCGGGAGGTTGCCACGATGCTGCACATTCCGGTGGGAACAGTAAAGACGCGGATCCGCGATGGCATGATCCGCCTACGGGACAAGTTGGGAGTGGCGTGA